From one Flavobacterium kingsejongi genomic stretch:
- a CDS encoding glycosyltransferase family 2 protein: protein MKFPLVSIITPAYNSEKFIDQAIQSVQQQTFSDWEMILVNDGSSDHTQEIIEKWRLQDPRIKLLTLSKNSGTGVARNKGLEKATGRYIAFLDADDLWTPEKLQKQLDFMVARNIPFTFSFYQQIDEDGNDLQKIVTAPNPLSYTQLLYCNYVGNLTGIYDTDFFGKIDISRFRKRQDWIVWLTIVKRLKIVHPVPEVLAQYRVRQHSISASKIELVKHNYKVYRNFHQMPVLIAFLAMIRFLITQLVLKPRYITRKK, encoded by the coding sequence ATGAAGTTCCCTCTTGTCTCTATCATCACTCCCGCCTATAATTCTGAAAAGTTTATTGATCAGGCCATCCAATCGGTACAGCAGCAAACTTTTTCGGATTGGGAAATGATTTTGGTGAATGATGGTTCTTCAGATCATACCCAGGAGATTATAGAAAAATGGAGGCTACAGGATCCCCGAATCAAACTGCTTACACTTTCAAAAAATTCAGGAACGGGTGTAGCACGAAATAAGGGGCTTGAAAAAGCAACCGGTCGGTACATTGCCTTTTTGGATGCTGATGATCTCTGGACCCCGGAAAAGCTGCAAAAACAATTGGATTTCATGGTAGCCCGAAACATTCCTTTTACTTTTTCCTTTTACCAACAGATTGACGAAGATGGCAACGATTTACAAAAGATCGTAACAGCCCCCAATCCATTATCCTATACGCAATTATTGTATTGTAATTATGTTGGGAACCTTACCGGGATTTATGACACTGATTTTTTCGGTAAAATTGATATTTCCAGGTTCAGGAAAAGGCAGGATTGGATAGTATGGCTGACGATTGTAAAACGATTGAAAATCGTTCATCCCGTGCCGGAAGTGCTTGCACAATACAGGGTGAGGCAACATTCGATTTCAGCTTCCAAGATCGAATTAGTAAAGCACAATTACAAAGTATATCGGAATTTTCATCAAATGCCGGTATTAATTGCTTTCTTGGCCATGATCCGGTTCTTGATTACACAGTTGGTACTGAAACCGCGATACATTACCCGAAAAAAGTAA
- a CDS encoding O-antigen ligase family protein, with the protein MIILFVVCCLIFRRKLNFQRESIIFGLIIAAPFLLEILFFWNNSSLSGGLKSAEKSISLLLFPLFIIGNYKYIDYKWIINYYSKIMVLLLVLLLLRFVILYPDMIDKYRNGIHLWEMGYVFSNSFGNHAPALNMHLAFVAILNFYLVLQSFHNNRGSAYKIMEMLFLIVSIFFILLVNTRMALFNMGAGFGIVIIYEIQRRHNFKKVLKTAGLMMILASILFFFFVKNDPYMKEKYSKVTFAHMDKIGRLDEIDHPEINVFNSLVTRVSIWKSGWELGVQNLPFGVGASDGKKELVHYFKETNQVFLAKYEFPMHNQFLDFFLKYGIAGFFVVALYIFTIGYLGFSAKSGVTVAFFLLFFTSNLTDDFLIRFDGIAFSGFWFSLFTVNWLQQKELHHKNNTKLQ; encoded by the coding sequence ATGATCATTCTGTTTGTCGTATGCTGCCTTATATTCAGACGAAAACTTAATTTTCAACGGGAATCTATTATTTTCGGATTGATTATAGCTGCTCCATTCCTTCTTGAAATTCTTTTTTTCTGGAATAATAGTTCTCTATCTGGCGGTCTCAAATCCGCTGAAAAATCAATTTCATTGTTGTTATTTCCATTATTCATAATAGGGAATTATAAATACATTGATTATAAGTGGATTATAAATTATTATAGCAAAATAATGGTACTGCTATTGGTATTGCTGCTGCTTAGATTTGTGATTTTGTATCCGGATATGATCGATAAATACAGGAATGGTATCCATTTGTGGGAGATGGGTTATGTATTCAGCAACAGTTTTGGTAATCATGCACCTGCACTAAATATGCATTTGGCATTCGTAGCCATCCTTAATTTTTATTTAGTCTTGCAATCTTTTCATAATAATAGGGGAAGCGCATATAAAATAATGGAAATGCTGTTTCTTATTGTATCAATATTCTTTATTTTACTGGTAAATACCCGTATGGCTTTATTCAATATGGGAGCAGGATTTGGAATCGTTATTATTTACGAAATTCAACGTAGGCATAATTTTAAAAAAGTGTTGAAAACTGCGGGCTTGATGATGATTTTAGCATCAATTCTATTCTTTTTCTTTGTCAAAAATGATCCTTATATGAAGGAAAAATATTCAAAAGTTACTTTTGCCCATATGGATAAAATTGGGCGTTTGGATGAAATTGATCACCCGGAAATAAATGTGTTTAACTCTCTGGTTACAAGAGTTTCAATCTGGAAGTCAGGTTGGGAATTAGGAGTTCAAAATCTTCCATTTGGCGTAGGAGCCTCAGATGGGAAAAAAGAATTAGTACACTATTTTAAAGAAACGAATCAGGTTTTTCTGGCGAAATATGAATTTCCAATGCACAACCAATTTTTAGATTTTTTCTTGAAATATGGTATCGCAGGATTTTTTGTAGTAGCGCTCTATATTTTTACAATTGGTTATTTGGGATTTTCAGCTAAAAGTGGTGTAACAGTAGCATTTTTTCTCTTGTTTTTTACCTCCAATTTAACCGATGATTTTCTAATACGTTTTGATGGAATTGCTTTTAGTGGATTTTGGTTTTCTTTATTTACAGTAAACTGGTTGCAACAAAAGGAATTGCATCATAAGAATAATACTAAGTTACAATAG
- a CDS encoding undecaprenyl-phosphate glucose phosphotransferase — MAKKTGRYSGYIRPFSYCIDLLSINVLSFVLLPSVFHTLLHTVFISLAWVIIATNIGFYEVYRYTKVVAILNKLLKQFALFTILCFAFSGWYTKYSESQVILYFTIAAISLVALIKLFIYYFLRKFRVLFGGNFRQVVIVGNGKSVDQLQEFFNDNPDYGYKLVRVFDFKVEKEEQINEYFSFVLSTQIDEIYCSLADLNSNQINEFIDFTDNNLKILKFLPDTKEVFSRNLSYDYYDYIPVISMRNIPLDETINKILKRTFDIIFSLLVILGVLSWLIPILALFIKVETKGPVFFKQKRNGLNYKEFYCYKFRSMEPNALADLHQVTKGDTRITKVGRFIRKTSIDELPQFFNVLLGEMSVVGPRPHMVSHTEMYARSIDKFMVRHFIKPGITGLAQTKGFRGEVENDKDIIFRVKYDIFYLENWSILLDLKIVFLTLYNAIKGEAKAY, encoded by the coding sequence GTGGCAAAAAAGACAGGCAGGTATTCGGGATACATCAGGCCCTTTTCATATTGCATTGATTTACTTAGTATCAATGTACTATCATTTGTGCTATTGCCTTCGGTATTTCATACACTGCTTCACACTGTTTTTATTTCACTTGCATGGGTCATTATTGCGACTAATATTGGCTTTTATGAAGTATACCGCTATACCAAAGTAGTGGCGATTTTAAATAAATTACTAAAACAGTTTGCCCTTTTTACGATACTTTGCTTTGCTTTTTCCGGCTGGTATACCAAGTATTCCGAATCGCAGGTAATTCTGTATTTTACAATAGCTGCTATCAGCCTTGTTGCGCTGATAAAATTGTTTATTTATTATTTTCTAAGAAAGTTCAGGGTACTTTTTGGCGGGAACTTTCGGCAGGTTGTTATTGTAGGAAATGGAAAAAGTGTAGACCAGTTGCAGGAATTTTTTAATGATAATCCGGATTATGGCTATAAGCTCGTTCGTGTTTTTGACTTTAAAGTAGAAAAAGAAGAACAGATTAATGAGTATTTTTCGTTTGTATTATCCACTCAGATTGATGAAATCTATTGTTCATTAGCCGATCTCAATAGCAACCAGATCAATGAATTTATTGATTTTACCGATAATAATCTTAAAATTCTGAAATTCTTACCGGATACCAAGGAGGTTTTTTCCCGTAATTTATCCTATGATTATTATGATTATATTCCCGTGATCTCCATGCGGAATATTCCATTGGATGAAACGATAAACAAAATTTTAAAACGCACTTTTGATATTATTTTCTCACTACTTGTAATACTCGGCGTGCTTTCATGGTTAATCCCAATATTGGCACTCTTTATAAAAGTAGAAACCAAAGGCCCTGTTTTCTTTAAGCAAAAGCGAAATGGATTGAATTATAAAGAATTTTACTGCTATAAGTTCCGTTCTATGGAACCCAATGCACTTGCAGATCTGCATCAGGTGACAAAGGGCGATACGCGAATTACGAAAGTAGGCCGTTTCATTCGGAAAACCAGTATTGATGAGCTACCGCAGTTTTTTAATGTACTGCTGGGCGAAATGTCTGTTGTTGGGCCAAGGCCCCATATGGTCAGCCATACCGAAATGTATGCCCGTAGTATTGATAAGTTCATGGTGCGCCATTTTATAAAACCCGGAATTACCGGATTGGCACAGACCAAAGGATTCCGTGGCGAGGTAGAGAATGATAAGGATATTATTTTCCGGGTAAAATATGATATTTTCTATCTGGAGAACTGGTCTATTTTGTTGGACCTAAAAATCGTATTCCTGACACTCTATAATGCAATCAAAGGAGAAGCAAAAGCCTATTAG
- a CDS encoding UDP-glucuronic acid decarboxylase family protein, translating to MKRILITGAAGFLGSHLCDRFIKEGYFVIGMDNLITGALKNIEHLFKLENFEFYHHDITKFVHVPGDLDYILHFASPASPIDYLKIPIQTLKVGSLGTHNLLGLARVKQARILIASTSEVYGDPLVHPQTENYYGNVNTIGPRGVYDEAKRFQESITMAYHRFHGVETRIVRIFNTYGPRMRLNDGRVIPAFIGQALRGENLTIFGDGMQTRSFCYVDDQVEGIYRLLLSDYVEPVNIGNPDEITIRDFAEEIIKLTGTEQKVVYHPLPVNDPLQRQPDTTLAKQLLGWEAKVSRADGMKITYEFFKNLSPEELLNENHKDFSKYIN from the coding sequence ATGAAAAGAATACTAATAACCGGAGCAGCAGGATTTTTAGGATCCCATTTATGCGACAGGTTTATCAAAGAAGGTTATTTTGTGATTGGCATGGATAATCTGATTACAGGAGCTTTAAAGAATATTGAGCACTTGTTTAAATTGGAGAATTTTGAATTTTACCATCACGATATTACCAAATTTGTACACGTGCCCGGTGATTTGGATTATATTCTTCATTTTGCTTCCCCAGCCAGTCCCATAGATTATCTTAAAATTCCTATTCAGACGCTGAAAGTTGGTTCCTTGGGAACCCATAATCTTTTGGGCCTTGCGCGTGTCAAGCAAGCAAGGATATTGATTGCATCTACTTCAGAAGTATATGGAGATCCTTTAGTGCATCCCCAAACAGAGAATTATTATGGCAATGTAAATACCATCGGACCTAGAGGAGTGTATGACGAAGCCAAGCGTTTCCAGGAATCTATTACAATGGCCTACCATCGCTTTCATGGCGTAGAAACCCGTATTGTTCGTATTTTTAATACTTATGGCCCCAGAATGAGGCTCAATGACGGTCGTGTAATTCCAGCTTTTATTGGTCAGGCCTTACGGGGAGAAAACCTGACTATTTTTGGTGACGGCATGCAAACACGATCTTTTTGTTATGTAGATGATCAGGTCGAAGGTATTTACCGCTTATTGCTTAGTGATTATGTGGAACCAGTCAACATTGGTAATCCGGATGAAATTACGATCAGGGATTTTGCAGAAGAGATTATAAAATTGACCGGTACAGAACAAAAAGTAGTATACCATCCACTTCCAGTAAACGATCCGCTGCAACGACAGCCCGATACTACATTGGCCAAACAACTATTAGGGTGGGAGGCAAAGGTTAGCAGGGCAGATGGGATGAAAATTACATATGAATTTTTTAAGAATCTTTCTCCTGAGGAGTTGCTGAATGAAAATCATAAAGACTTTTCAAAATATATAAATTAG
- a CDS encoding phenylacetate--CoA ligase family protein has translation MLKIFDLSLKINGFPLREAKAQLAAILAIPEAAYPDFIHSKKQEIVAYHLQHNTFYKQLAGNYTTWENLPVMTKKVLQRPLSERLSIGNTRKNVYCNKTSGSSGTPFIFAKDKMTHALTWASNCYRFGWYGIDFNTSLQARFYGIPLDFFGNRKERFKDFLGHRYRFPIFDLSDTALEKLLQHFRNKPFDYINGYTSAIVQFAKFLERNDYILSAICPSLKVCIVTSEMLFASDRELLEKQFGIPVVNEYGASELDLIAFENPKGQWQVNTETLYVEILDDQDRVVPHGTEGRIVITSLFNTAHPFIRYDIGDIGALSVHSTPKKAILEKLVGRTNDFALLPSGKKVPGLAFYYVTKSIIEDSGMVKEFVIRQIAADRFEIDYVSTGLLQEAMIQKMELALTLYLEPGLHFDFIRKNSLNRTHRGKLKQFTSLLAK, from the coding sequence GTGCTAAAAATTTTCGATTTATCCCTGAAAATAAATGGCTTTCCGCTTCGGGAGGCAAAAGCACAACTTGCTGCCATCCTCGCTATTCCGGAAGCAGCATATCCTGATTTTATCCACTCGAAAAAACAGGAAATAGTAGCCTACCATCTTCAGCATAATACTTTTTACAAACAACTGGCCGGTAACTATACCACATGGGAGAATCTTCCGGTCATGACTAAAAAAGTACTGCAGCGCCCCTTATCGGAAAGGCTGTCAATTGGCAATACTCGGAAAAATGTGTATTGCAACAAAACTTCGGGATCGAGCGGTACACCTTTTATTTTTGCAAAAGATAAAATGACCCATGCTCTAACCTGGGCTTCCAATTGTTACCGTTTTGGATGGTATGGTATTGATTTCAATACCTCACTGCAAGCACGATTTTATGGGATTCCATTGGATTTTTTCGGAAACCGGAAAGAACGATTTAAGGATTTTCTCGGTCATCGCTACCGATTTCCAATTTTTGATCTGTCCGATACTGCCCTTGAAAAATTACTGCAGCACTTCCGCAATAAACCCTTTGATTACATTAATGGCTATACCAGTGCGATTGTACAATTTGCAAAATTCCTGGAGCGCAATGACTATATCCTGAGTGCCATTTGTCCCAGCCTGAAGGTTTGCATCGTTACTTCCGAAATGCTCTTTGCTTCCGACCGGGAATTGCTTGAAAAACAGTTCGGTATTCCTGTGGTCAATGAGTATGGTGCTTCGGAACTGGATCTTATTGCATTTGAAAACCCGAAAGGGCAATGGCAAGTCAATACTGAAACCCTCTATGTAGAAATACTGGACGATCAGGATCGGGTGGTACCACACGGAACAGAAGGCCGTATCGTGATTACCTCACTCTTTAATACTGCTCACCCGTTCATCCGTTATGATATTGGAGATATTGGTGCCCTATCGGTGCATTCAACTCCTAAAAAAGCAATTTTGGAGAAGCTTGTGGGCCGCACCAATGATTTTGCCTTGCTCCCCAGTGGAAAAAAAGTGCCTGGTCTGGCTTTCTATTATGTCACTAAAAGTATCATTGAAGACTCCGGAATGGTAAAAGAATTTGTTATTCGTCAAATCGCAGCCGATCGGTTTGAAATCGACTATGTCAGTACGGGACTGCTGCAAGAGGCAATGATTCAAAAAATGGAACTCGCCCTTACCCTTTATCTTGAGCCGGGACTTCACTTTGATTTTATCCGGAAAAATTCACTCAACCGGACACATCGAGGAAAACTCAAACAATTCACTTCTCTTCTCGCAAAATAG
- a CDS encoding glycosyltransferase → MRVVHVIEALGGGVYTYFKDLSFFFGENGPADDLETYIIYSGNRKEIDPSKITEDFSKNVKLIEVPMVREFSIFKDLKSILKLRKVLKEINPDAIHLHSSKAGVLGRAAHFLLFDKKKLFYTPHGYSFLRVDISPLHKKIYQAIEKYSQWIFGGTTIACGDTEYEIAKQLGKSVLVRNGISINELQHFYNPVLNPVLRIGIVGRITAQKDPELFNRIATLFPQFQFVWIGDGDLRSLLTAKNIIVTGWFLNQNDIMKELNTLDIYLQTSLWEGLPIAVLEGMALRKPVVATNVIGNKDIVIPNETGFLFDSPAELENYFEQLKELQKRILLGNNGFRRCQQVFDKDKNFRKLVSIYKH, encoded by the coding sequence TTGAGAGTTGTCCATGTTATTGAAGCCTTAGGCGGCGGTGTTTATACTTATTTTAAAGATTTGTCCTTTTTCTTCGGGGAAAACGGACCTGCTGACGACTTGGAAACTTATATTATTTATAGCGGTAACCGGAAAGAAATAGACCCTTCAAAAATAACTGAAGACTTTTCCAAAAATGTAAAACTCATTGAAGTCCCAATGGTTCGGGAGTTTTCGATATTTAAAGATTTAAAATCAATACTAAAACTTAGAAAAGTTTTAAAAGAAATAAATCCTGATGCTATCCATCTTCATTCTTCTAAAGCCGGCGTATTAGGAAGGGCTGCACATTTTCTACTGTTCGACAAAAAAAAGCTTTTTTACACTCCTCATGGTTATTCTTTCCTGAGAGTCGATATTTCGCCCTTACACAAAAAAATATATCAAGCTATTGAAAAATATAGTCAATGGATTTTTGGTGGAACTACCATTGCCTGTGGTGATACCGAATATGAAATTGCAAAACAGCTAGGTAAGTCTGTATTGGTCCGAAACGGTATCTCTATTAATGAACTGCAGCATTTTTACAATCCTGTTTTGAATCCTGTACTTAGAATTGGAATTGTAGGCCGGATTACAGCGCAAAAAGACCCTGAACTGTTCAATCGTATTGCCACTTTATTTCCTCAGTTTCAATTTGTATGGATTGGAGATGGTGATTTAAGAAGTCTGCTCACTGCAAAAAATATCATTGTAACCGGTTGGTTTTTAAACCAAAATGATATTATGAAAGAATTAAATACTTTAGATATTTACCTTCAGACTTCTTTATGGGAAGGCCTTCCAATTGCTGTTTTAGAAGGAATGGCACTGCGAAAACCAGTTGTCGCGACCAATGTGATTGGTAATAAAGATATCGTTATTCCCAATGAAACCGGTTTTCTGTTTGATTCTCCTGCTGAACTGGAAAACTATTTTGAGCAATTAAAAGAGCTACAGAAACGAATACTCTTAGGCAATAATGGCTTTCGCCGTTGTCAACAAGTGTTCGATAAAGATAAAAATTTTAGAAAGCTGGTTTCGATTTATAAACATTAG